AGTTCGAGGACGAGACCGACCGCAACCTGGTCGATTCGGTGTGGGAGAGAGCGATGTCGGGAAAGACGCCCAGTCAAATCGAAGCCGACTTGTCGGTCGACTCTTTCCGGGTCCGAAGGCTCCTGGCTCGGTGGGTGGAAGGGCGGGCCCTCAGCCACTCCCGGGGAAACAACGTCATCCCGATATCGGAATCCCAACACGCGGCGCGAAAGCGAGCCTAGCAGGGCTGACAAAGAGTACTGCCCAGCCTGCCGAGCGGCGGCCAAGACGTCAAGTGTCGACGGTCTACCGCCGAGAGCTCCGAAAGCGACTGTACGATTCACCCATCATCAATCAATCGATCTGCCAGATCGTCACGAGTGGCCCCCCGCGCTCGACAGCGCCGAGCCCGGTATAAGGCAAATAAAACGCGTCTCGGGCATAGAAGACCGGAAGATCGCCATCGGCGCGAAACGGGTCGAAGATGGCGAGCCGGGTAGCGTTCCGGTTCAACCACTCGACGAGCTCGGTCGGTACGTGAGAGTTGCGATAGAGGTACGGATGGTCATGAGCGACGAGGTAAGGGGCTCCGGAAGAACGGACGTCCTGAAGTCGACAGGGCATGACGATGGGCTCGAACGCGGGCGGCCGCCTTCGATCCGAGTTGATGTCCGGCGCTCCGTAACCCCCGCACACCGCGATTCTGGAGCGTCGAGGAAGATGATTCGCCACCCATTGTGATGCCTGAACACGGGTATCCTCCCGGGCCGCGATGCGATCGAAACGAAGCGAGCTGACCAGGCCAGGCAGAACGATACCGATGCACGCGGCAACGGTCGCGGGCAGAGGCCATCGCCTGACGATTCGAACGAACACTTCCGCTCCGAGCACGACCAGAATCGGAACGACCGGCAGTACGTATCGCGGGAAAACCAGCCGAACGCTTCCAACGAGCGCGTAGAAGGGCAACAGAAACGACAGCAGGGCGAGATTGACGGGACCCCGAAACCACAAGGCACGAAAGACTCCGGCGAGCGACAAGAGAAAAACGGGCCAACCGAGCCCATAAGGAAGGGTGGTCTCGAGGTGTACGAGGAAACCCGGCGGGTCGTTCGCGCCATAGAGCATGCTTCCCAGCTTCGCCAACGCGCCGTGGACGTCGCTAGGCCGAAGGAGAACATAGGGAGAGGTCAGCGAGAAGACGACGATCGAAGCGATGCCTGCCGCCGAAAGGCGCCCGATCGTCGCCCGGCTCTGACCGAGGTCGCGCATTCCCGCAAGCGAGGGAATCGCCAAGCTCAGAGATACGAGGGCCGCGTTGTACTTCGTCGATGCGGCGAGACCCAACGCGATTCCCGCGAGAACGTAGTCGGAAAGCCGCTGCTCCCGGACGGCACGCACGGCGAAGACGAGAGCGAGAGTCACGAACAGCGTCATCGAAACGTCGACGATGGCGAATCGTGAAGTCACCACATGGACGTAGGCGGTGGCTGCGGCAAGCGCAGCGACGAGCCCGACGGCGTCGCTGCGGCCAACGTTCCGACCGAGCCAGAAAGTGGCCGCAACCGTCAGCACGGCAAGGATTACGCTGAAAGCGCGGCAGACGAGGTAATGCCGGTTGGGACGCAGGACGGCGATATCGAACTGGAAATCCTTGAGGGCTTCGTAACGACCACTCGCTCTTCCCGCCTGAAAGGTGCTCCACAAGGCGAGCTCATAGAGATAGAAGGGAAGACTCGGGTAATCGAAGTACCGGGGGTCGTGGTCCCCGGTGACGAGCATCCGGGTGGCCTTGTTGACGACGGCATCTTCGTCCGGCCGGGTCCGGGTGTGAGGAAGGCCGTAGTCCATTCCCCAGACCCGAAGCGCGGCCGCCAGAGCCAGAATCACGAGCAGGAGTCCGCAGGAGCGAAAGGCCGTCAGTCCCGCTCTCATGCCCCGCCTCTCGGCGCGCCGGGGCATGGCCTCCGACTTTTTGAAATGACTCTACCGTCCATCACCGAGAATCGCCAAGGGGAACCACAACGAGGTCGATGCGATAAAAGGCACCGCCGAGCGGTCTCGAATCGGGAGAGCTTCCAAGCTCCGAAGGACGGAGGGTCTTTTCCATCGAGAACTGAAGCTCGTTGACGCCCCGAGACCAGACTGCCGATGGAATCCTCGAGCTCACCCGGGAGCGCTTCGAGACGAGTTGCACCGGCATTGCGTGACCGTTCACCGCCAGCATCACGTGGTTGGGGGACGTGGGGCCGTAGGGGCCCAACTCCACGGTGAGATCGTAATCGCGCGCCGCTTTCAGCGGCACCAATATCGTGGAGGTCGAGCCGACCGTCCATCGGAACGGTTCGCCCGCCGAATTGGCCTCCTGGGCGCTCCACCCCCGGCCCAGGTACGGCTCGATGCCCGAATCGAAGACGAAACGGAAGTTCCCGAAACCCTGATGGCCGTACAGCTGGTCGAATCGCTCCGCCGATACGCGGTGGCGCCACGAAAACCACCAGTTCATGGGCCAGGCGGGGGGCAGCCCGAAGGCGTCGTAGCCTCTCTCGAGCGTACGAGTCCAAACACCTCGAAACGAAACGAGCCGATCGGGGGGGATGGCACCACGGCGCGTCTGCTCCATCAAGCCATAGTTCCAGAGTGTGAGTCCGGCGAACAGTGCGACGATCAAGATCCGAGGCCTCCGGCGCAAGAGCTCGACCAGGGCCGCCGTGCCCAGCATGAACAGGGGCAGGCAGGAGTCGAAGCGGCGCCCGCCGAACGACCAGCCTGCCCACCAGATGGCCACACTGCCGTTGACGAAGGCTTGAATCCCGAAGCCGAGGAGACCGAGAAGCGCGAGTCGCCGGGCAACTCCGACCCAGGCGAGGAGGCCCAGAACCGACAGGTAGAGAACCGGATTCCAGGGGAACAGGCCGCGATTCGTCGAATAGAGCACTTCGAGCACGCTCAGCTGATCGAACGCCACTCCATGTCCCGCGAGCGGCAGGGCGAGCGCGTCGTCGACGGTGCGTCTCCAAAAAATCAGCTGCGGCATGAAGGCGAGAGCGAAACCGAGCACCGACAGAGACAGGCTCCGCCACGGCCGGGGAGCATCGAGAAGACGGTCGAGAAGGGGCAGGGCGAGCAGCACGCCGTTCTGCCAGCGGACGAGCGACGCCAGTCCCGCGAGAAGCCCCAGCCACAGCCACTGCCTCGGTCGTTCGAGCGGGCGATTGTCCAGCCAATAGCAAAGAAAAAAGCTCGAGAAGGCGAACGACATCGCATGCGGCATGCTCGGCTCGACGACCATGTACCAGAAGAGGAACGACGCCGACCAGACGGAGCAGAGCGCGATGAAACTCGTCGGGACGGGAAAGTACCGGCTGAGCGTTCCCAGCCCGCGAACGAGCGCAAAGCTCGCGAAAAAGTAGCCCGCGAGACCGAAAGCCGTCTCGTAAGCGTTGCCGAACCCGCTCGGCTCGAGCCCCCGGCCAAGCCAGCTCCCGATCAGAAGCAAGCAATGCGCCGTCAAGAGAAAGGGCAGCGATAACAGGGGCGTGCCCAGAGGATAGCGCTCGGCAATCGGCAAGGGAGCGTGAACGAGCCGGTAGTCGTTGGTGAAATCCAGATCGCCGTCGAACAGGAGCGAACGCGCGATGACGAAATAATGGGGCCCATCGGCGCTCAACCGGAGACCGTAGGCAAAATAGAGGTAGCAACCGATGAGCGATCCCGCGAGCACCAGCGAGCACGCGAATCGGATGCGAACGGAGCGCTCGCCGCCTCTTCGAGACTCTCCCCATTGGGTTGCGACGAACAAAGCCCACAGCACGGTGGCGTGGACCACGAAGGAGACGAACCGATCGTCCGACAAGGGCAGGAGCTGGAGTGCTCCGTCGGTGGTCACGATACTGAAGAGGTTCAGCAGCTCGACCCAGAGCAGGCTCTTCAACACTCGCCGCGGCCATACCCGAGACTCGTGGTGGTCGGCGGGTGCGACATCGCTCCGCGTGAGCTCGGGGGATTCGGTCAAATCGATGGGACCTTCGGTCGACGCGCTATGAGCCCTCGGCTTCCTCCGGTCGAGTGGGGACCCGGAGGATTCGGATCGTCGGGCCAATCACCCGCCCCTCGACGGGCTCGAACCTCGCCACCTCGCGACAGATCTCGAACAACTTGTAGTAGTTCCTCGTCTGACGGTGCTCTGGCCCGAAGCGGTCGTATTGAGCCGAGGAAACGACGAGGTACTCGACGCCTTCGTCTCGATAGTCGGCGACCGAACGGTCGATGATTCTCGACTGAATCGTGACCCGGTGTCGTCTCCGATCGAGAGCGGGACACTGCCGCTCGACGGCGAGATGGGTTTGCGGGGCGAAATGCCCGTCGATCCACACCCGGGCCAGGCTGCCGGTGTCGTCTCGGCTCCTCTCGACGTTCAGAGCGATCGAGGTATCCAGTGGAACGCCGAGAGCCACCGCGAGCAGGACCGCGGTGGCGACGGGCTGGACCGGCAGGCGTCGGGGAAAGGGGCCAGCCCGGCGGAGAACGTCAACGGCTTGCTCGAGGCCGAAGGCGGCCAGGACCGCGAGAAAGGGATAGACGCAAACGAGATTGCCGGGGAAGTTCATCCGCTGCGAGCTGTAGTAGCCGTAATACAGAACCGGAAAACTGAGGAGCACGACAAGGCGGGAGTCCAGTCGGTTCAGCGCCACCCCCAGGCCTCCCAAACCAGCGATTACCGCCGCCCAACCTGCCCCGTAGGTCACCGCGTACTTGGCATGATAGGCCCAGTTATCGGTCCCCTCGGCGTCGGGCCAACCCCGATAGCCGTAGTTGTACATCGCGTTCGCGACCGCATCGATGAACTTCGGTAGCTCGACGATGAAATAGGGACAGCCGATGACGAACCCCCCGATGGTCCCGAGCAGTCCGAGATAGAAGTCAGGTCGAGCGAGGAAGCGCCCTCGTTCACGAATCGCTACCGCCAGCAGAAACGAAACGAGCACGAAGCCCCCGTTGTATTTCGCCGCGGCCGTCAGCCCGACGCTGAGCCCGGCGAGGAGCGCCAGTCTCGTTCCTCCCCGCTCCAGATAGACGAGCGTCACCAGCAGACTCAATGGCGCCATGAAAGCGAGCAAAGGGTCGGGCTTGTTGTACTGAGAGACTTCGACCGCCGCGGGGAAGACGGCCATCAGCGCAGCGGCGATCAAACCGACTCGGGTCCCGAACACCCGCTTCCCCAGAAAGAACGTCACCAGAACGACGAGCGTACCGGGGATGACTCCGGCGCCGAAACGGCCCCAGAAGAGGAAGTCTTCCTCCATCAACTCTTGAACGCTTTGCCATCGCCCGGTCGGCACCTCGATGAAGAACACGACCAGATAGGTGACGACGTTCACGTAGGCCTGAAGACTCGGGTGGATCCACCAATGAGGGTTGAGATCGCCGCGCTTCAGCATCTTCAGATAGGAATGAACGTAGTCGAACTCGTCGGCCACGTAGCTCTGCGGTAGGCCGAAATGCGCTCCCCAGTAACGCAAACCGAAGGCGAGCAGCAGGATCAAACCGAGCGCCGCCACGACGGCATGCCGTCTGACGACGAGCCAAATGGTTCCCGGTCGAAACGCGGACGGGTTCCGGTCGAGGAGAAGGGCGGCGGCGGCGAGGAGAACCGACACGATCCCCAAGACCTTTCGGGAGACGGCAGGCTCGAGGAAACGCAGGAAGTAGGCGTTGGTCAGAATCGTCCCGACCGCCTGCGCGAGGACCAACCATCGGAGCGCGGCCCACAAGCGACTCCGCGTCGAATGACCTCGCTCTTGCTCGTCTTCAGGCAGCAACCGAACGATCTCCCCGAGAAAAAGCTGATGCTAGCCTCGACGCCTCCAAATTGCCAGCCGGGGAAACAGGGCGAGGGCCCGGTTCCAAGAAATTCCAGGGCGTGGCGGGACCGTTCTCCGTTTGCGTATCTAAGACTAGAGCACGAGACGGAAGGACGCCTCGTGAACAACAAGGAGGAAGAGATATGGGAAGCACAGTAGAGGCGAAGAAGGAACGGAAACCACTCAACGGAGTGGACACCCCGACCCTTTTCGCCACGGTCAACGCGGTCAAACAACAGCCCGAGCTCGCCAAGTTCCAGTTCCGGGCGACGGGTCATTGGGTATCGGGAACCCACACCAAGACCCGCTTCGAGACGTTCAGCGGGGCCGGTGGAGAACAGAAACACGAGACGACTTTCGAGTTCGGGGCCG
This sequence is a window from Vicinamibacteria bacterium. Protein-coding genes within it:
- a CDS encoding phospholipid carrier-dependent glycosyltransferase — protein: MPRRAERRGMRAGLTAFRSCGLLLVILALAAALRVWGMDYGLPHTRTRPDEDAVVNKATRMLVTGDHDPRYFDYPSLPFYLYELALWSTFQAGRASGRYEALKDFQFDIAVLRPNRHYLVCRAFSVILAVLTVAATFWLGRNVGRSDAVGLVAALAAATAYVHVVTSRFAIVDVSMTLFVTLALVFAVRAVREQRLSDYVLAGIALGLAASTKYNAALVSLSLAIPSLAGMRDLGQSRATIGRLSAAGIASIVVFSLTSPYVLLRPSDVHGALAKLGSMLYGANDPPGFLVHLETTLPYGLGWPVFLLSLAGVFRALWFRGPVNLALLSFLLPFYALVGSVRLVFPRYVLPVVPILVVLGAEVFVRIVRRWPLPATVAACIGIVLPGLVSSLRFDRIAAREDTRVQASQWVANHLPRRSRIAVCGGYGAPDINSDRRRPPAFEPIVMPCRLQDVRSSGAPYLVAHDHPYLYRNSHVPTELVEWLNRNATRLAIFDPFRADGDLPVFYARDAFYLPYTGLGAVERGGPLVTIWQID
- a CDS encoding glycosyltransferase family 39 protein yields the protein MLPEDEQERGHSTRSRLWAALRWLVLAQAVGTILTNAYFLRFLEPAVSRKVLGIVSVLLAAAALLLDRNPSAFRPGTIWLVVRRHAVVAALGLILLLAFGLRYWGAHFGLPQSYVADEFDYVHSYLKMLKRGDLNPHWWIHPSLQAYVNVVTYLVVFFIEVPTGRWQSVQELMEEDFLFWGRFGAGVIPGTLVVLVTFFLGKRVFGTRVGLIAAALMAVFPAAVEVSQYNKPDPLLAFMAPLSLLVTLVYLERGGTRLALLAGLSVGLTAAAKYNGGFVLVSFLLAVAIRERGRFLARPDFYLGLLGTIGGFVIGCPYFIVELPKFIDAVANAMYNYGYRGWPDAEGTDNWAYHAKYAVTYGAGWAAVIAGLGGLGVALNRLDSRLVVLLSFPVLYYGYYSSQRMNFPGNLVCVYPFLAVLAAFGLEQAVDVLRRAGPFPRRLPVQPVATAVLLAVALGVPLDTSIALNVERSRDDTGSLARVWIDGHFAPQTHLAVERQCPALDRRRHRVTIQSRIIDRSVADYRDEGVEYLVVSSAQYDRFGPEHRQTRNYYKLFEICREVARFEPVEGRVIGPTIRILRVPTRPEEAEGS